One Fusarium falciforme chromosome 12, complete sequence DNA window includes the following coding sequences:
- a CDS encoding Clr5 domain-containing protein codes for MSRADRIPRSEWDSNKEHIRALYLDQDKSLDDLVTSMSEEHDFHATISENWAPGMKKYSSKEDWKHADTLIRKRKVEGKDTEIFINGKLVSAKKLKKELGRYAWQQPHGQQSLAKDAPEGVIARTPPSSTMAFIVGRSIPWFRFQDHLHSFMARNSPMDPGHGALRLVISPSAKQLDILPFLNKVLITASRTKTLSEATSIIEGQMPRSPDLDATSQVGRHGSDPLSLALQWAVYRCTNNHLSSLQIDEFLGFIAESGNLAALKGICRMPGPTTKTLLSKLLPSAIRLRDFALASFLLDQGVDPEARHSDSSFSSILQKAARDHNDDVVQLLLEHGTNPEDANKDGCTPLQSALMEPGGLSTVKLLVQAGADVNPPSRGYYESSLMMAVAQLDMEAVKFLIDAGADPNRGDRLHYLRTIRHISCLPLAAAARLNTRGGITKSSKQSQNRCQRQIIDLLLQAGANVNAIPSCAPRDSAVTAMQAAAESGNFDICSLFISHGGDIHAPAIGEYGMTCLQAAAFSGNVDIVYLLLGMGVDVNEAGLHAAASSGNMELVNLFLDMDANVNQQTPKTALEVAIDAGHNDVVERLLDAGADVNQNHRFGSALFSAARKQDAKLVGLLMAQGADLEPVGCHVSPLIAAIEQEWAYGARLLIQAGADVNRPCTKPDFYSLPEYVHRDQTVPLVEAVLTREVKFVQMLLDAGAKLHAHSSRCLELAIQNRSNDIVRLLLQNGVNPNQIFAGEEAVTPIHAAIIDKDEFIETDVLKTLIEFGANVNACSEKGYPLEIVSNVMLDLSELGWNVRNLEEARDILLRAGADPSLFNNDCSELQLAAKKGDIARVQSLILNGEDVNEPANGKRGATALQYAAMYGHLNIAMLLIENGALINAPKAGIDGRTALQAAAENGRLDIVHLLLEHDDELGLLEERCFDAAEYAEEEGHRVIAQILREWRRS; via the exons ATGTCTCGAGCAGACAGGATTCCCCGCTCAGAGTGGGACAGTAACAAGGAGCATATCCGCGCCTTGTACCTCGACCAGGACAAATCCCTAGATGATCTTGTCACCTCCATGTCCGAAGAGCATGACTTTCATGCCAC TATATCCGAAAACTGGGCACCTGGAATGAAGAAGTACTCCAGCAAGGAGGACTGGAAACACGCCGATACCTTGATTAGAAAACGCAAGgtcgagggcaaggacacggaaatttttattaatggCAAGCTTGTGTCAGCAAAAAAGCTGAAAAAGGAGCTTGGGAGATATGCATGGCAACAGCCACACGGTCAACAGTCCTTGG CTAAAGATGCTCCTGAAGGAGTGATAGCCCGCACGCCACCCTCTTCCACGATGGCATTCATCGTGGGGCGTTCAATCCCGTGGTTCCGATTCCAGGATCATCTACATTCCTTCA TGGCACGCAACTCCCCGATGGATCCAGGCCATGGCGCTCTGAGACTGGTCATATCGCCATCAGCGAAACAACTCGACATTCTTCCATTTTTGAACAAAGTCCTGATTACCGCTTCAAGGACAAAAACTCTTTCCGAAGCCACTTCAATCATCGAAGGACAGATGCCCCGCTCGCCTGACCTTGACGCTACATCGCAAGTCGGTCGACATGGCTCAGATCCTTTGTCTCTAGCTCTTCAGTGGGCTGTCTATCGCTGCACAAATAATCATCTAAGCTCGCTTCAAATCGATGAGTTTTTAGGTTTCATAGCGGAAAGCGGAAACCTCGCAGCGTTGAAGGGAATCTGTCGCATGCCTGGGCCGACAACCAAGACTCTGCTGTCAAAGCTTCTTCCAAGCGCTATCCGCCTTCGGGACTTCGCACTTGCTAGTTTTCTTCTTGATCAGGGGGTCGATCCAGAAGCCAGACACTCAGATTCGTCTTTCTCCAGTATTCTTCAGAAGGCAGCAAGAGATCACAACGATGACGTCGTGCAGTTATTGCTTGAGCATGGTACCAATCCCGAGGATGCCAACAAGGATGGCTGCACCCCTTTGCAGTCTGCCCTAATGGAACCCGGAGGACTTTCTACTGTCAAGCTACTTGTCCAAGCTGGAGCAGACGTCAATCCGCCTTCTCGTGGATATTACGAGTCATCTCTGATGATGGCAGTAGCCCAACTAGACATGGAAGCTGTCAAGTTTTTGATCGACGCTGGCGCAGATCCCAACCGGGGAGACAGGTTACACTATTTGCGCACGATACGGCACATTTCATGTCTACCTCTAGCAGCGGCAGCCCGCCTAAACACGAGGGGTGGCATAACCAAATCGAGCAAGCAAAGTCAAAATCGTTGTCAAAGGCAGATCATCGACTTGCTTCTACAAGCAGGAGCTAACGTCAACGCAATCCCTTCGTGCGCACCTAGGGATAGCGCCGTGACAGCGATGCAGGCCGCTGCCGAATCAGGCAATTTCGATATTTGCagtttatttatctctcACGGGGGGGATATCCATGCCCCGGCCATAGGAGAGTACGGAATGACATGTCTCCAAGCCGCAGCATTCTCTGGGAACGTCGATATCGTCTATCTGCTTTTGGGCATGGGAGTCGACGTGAATGAGGCTGGTTTGCACGCGGCAGCATCTTCCGGAAACATGGAGCTCGTCAACCTTTTCCTAGATATGGACGCCAATGTCAATCAACAAACCCCAAAGACTGCTCTTGAGGTTGCTATTGATGCGGGCCACAATGACGTTGTCGAGAGATTGCTAGATGCAGGTGCAGATGTCAACCAAAATCATCGCTTTGGGTCCGCACTTTTCAGTGCCGCCAGGAAACAAGACGCCAAATTGGTTGGCCTCCTGATGGCCCAAGGCGCTGATCTAGAACCTGTTGGTTGTCATGTCAGCCCTCTCATAGCAGCCATCGAGCAGGAATGGGCGTATGGCGCTCGACTCCTCATACAGGCGGGAGCCGATGTGAACAGGCCATGCACCAAGCCAGACTTCTACAGTCTACCAGAGTATGTGCATCGGGATCAGACAGTGCCACTTGTAGAAGCTGTCCTTACAAGGGAGGTCAAGTTTGTCCAGATGCTTCTTGACGCTGGGGCAAAACTCCATGCCCATTCCTCTCGTTGCCTTGAGCTTGCTATCCAAAACCGCTCCAACGACATAGTCCGACTTTTGCTCCAGAATGGCGTCAACCCCAATCAAATTTTCGCGGGCGAGGAAGCAGTCACTCCTATCCATGCCGCGATCATAGATAAGGACGAATTTATCGAGACGGATGTCTTGAAAACATTGATTGAGTTCGGGGCCAACGTCAATGCTTGCTCCGAAAAGGGGTACCCACTTGAGATCGTCTCCAATGTAATGTTGGATCTGAGCGAGCTCGGGTGGAATGTTCGGAACCTTGAAGAGGCCCGAGACATTCTATTGCGAGCCGGTGCTGATCCTAGCTTGTTCAACAACGACTGCAGCGAACTACAACTTGCCGCCAAAAAGGGCGACATTGCCAGGGTCCAGTCTCTCATTTTGAACGGAGAAGACGTTAACGAGCCAGCAAATGGCAAACGTGGTGCAACAGCCTTACAGTATGCCGCAATGTATGGTCACTTGAATATCGCCATGCTGCTAATCGAGAACGGAGCACTCATCAACGCTCCAAAAGCAGGGATTGATGGCCGCACCGCGCTCCAAGCTGCCGCAGAGAACGGGAGACTCGATATCGTACACCTTCTCCTAGAGCATGATGATGAGCTAGGCTTATTGGAGGAGCGTTGTTTTGACGCGGCCGAAtatgccgaggaggaaggccATAGGGTCATTGCACAAATCCTGCGGGAATGGAGGAGATCATGA